The proteins below are encoded in one region of Brachyspira intermedia PWS/A:
- a CDS encoding guanido phosphotransferase: MSVNNTANWIYKKGEDDNIVLYSKISIYRNIDDIRFFHNMDKEDFKNTENILKSNIEELNLNLSYKKLINIPALNIRMLIENLTIPSNKNIVHASLFTDEDEDISLLINSNEHLEIQTIARGLELENCFNKAYEIESALDQKIDFAYDKKFGFLTSSPNIIGTAMRAEVCVAVPCLAWKTPDNIDYIISECNKKGLEVNVKNGLLNISNNIMIGVTEKFILDTIIEKVKEISEKEKKIRNRIKKLDRVKAEDRIYRSHAVLLSARSLKYRELINYSLWLRLGIYYDIIENINLDTIYYMAFVGKNAHLKHLYEKSNYYRNIDEIRANVIRDILKNSYFIKLISTLYLKLKFIP; this comes from the coding sequence ATGTCCGTTAATAATACAGCAAATTGGATATACAAAAAAGGTGAAGATGATAATATAGTTTTATATTCTAAAATTTCAATTTATAGAAATATAGATGATATTAGATTCTTTCACAATATGGATAAAGAAGATTTTAAAAATACAGAAAATATTTTAAAATCTAATATAGAAGAATTAAATCTTAATTTATCATATAAAAAACTTATTAATATACCTGCTCTTAATATAAGAATGCTTATAGAAAATCTTACAATACCAAGCAATAAGAATATAGTTCATGCATCATTATTTACAGATGAAGATGAGGATATATCTCTATTAATAAATTCAAATGAGCATTTAGAAATTCAAACTATAGCAAGAGGTTTGGAATTAGAAAATTGTTTTAATAAAGCTTATGAAATAGAAAGTGCTTTGGATCAGAAAATTGATTTTGCTTATGATAAGAAGTTTGGATTTCTTACAAGTTCACCAAATATAATAGGTACGGCTATGAGGGCTGAAGTTTGTGTTGCTGTGCCTTGCCTTGCTTGGAAAACACCGGATAATATAGACTATATAATAAGCGAATGCAATAAAAAAGGGCTTGAAGTTAATGTGAAAAATGGCTTATTAAATATAAGCAATAATATCATGATAGGTGTTACTGAAAAATTTATACTTGATACTATTATAGAAAAGGTTAAAGAGATATCAGAAAAAGAAAAGAAAATAAGAAACAGAATAAAAAAACTTGATAGGGTTAAGGCTGAAGATAGAATATACAGAAGCCATGCCGTATTATTGTCAGCAAGATCTTTAAAATATAGAGAACTTATCAATTATAGTTTGTGGCTTAGATTAGGTATTTATTATGATATTATTGAGAATATAAATTTGGATACTATATATTATATGGCATTTGTTGGAAAGAATGCCCATTTAAAGCATTTATATGAAAAGAGTAATTATTATAGAAATATTGATGAAATTAGGGCTAATGTTATAAGAGATATATTAAAAAATAGTTATTTTATAAAGTTAATTTCTACATTGTATTTAAAATTGAAATTCATACCATAA
- a CDS encoding MATE family efflux transporter has protein sequence MISFFKSQSTEARRDLILHGPITNTLIMLSIPTLIMSIVQSMIPLMDGLFLNNVAGTVIASSVHFAEPIINMMTALSQGLGVAAMAIVGQYNGLGDFKNAKRISTQIVVIGVMFGIAMGPTLYVVSILVSMNLLPNIKENVFTYLSLYSFVMPMTFLAALYNGIKNANGKPEATLIRSIILLLLKVLFNFIYVYLLHLGVVGSVLASFSTYSIVTVWMYYDLFIKKGDDKLSLKEFKFDSAVLKELMIIGVPSMLNTFLTNLGFFLINTEVEKYGAAVLNGQGISNNIVNICFNFTAAFGSAVTTMVSMNIGAKYNDKARKSCYTGIIMSVITAVVLIAIIIPLTPHLTILFTREAEDLYVANRSLPIFAFGVLGFGVAMVSQGALIGLGRTRIPLIISILRIWLLRFIFILLTSKYLSYWSVFWGNLFSNTMAGVIALAIILRVPWVSVINLKTQNSLVLRTRLFVDSLGARLFPKNIGKRKDYVQKMRDKLSKIKDPVKLVLFRERELEKIERMQEKEERERLREEKRKLERAEWKMQLEEMKELREKKNQERREYNENRKKEKEAKKLQMKQEVQSRREARHRLREEKKIESQKRREERRNLRNKNNDAKNN, from the coding sequence ATGATTAGTTTTTTTAAAAGTCAATCCACAGAAGCGAGACGCGATTTAATACTTCATGGACCTATTACTAATACCTTGATAATGTTATCTATTCCTACTCTTATAATGAGTATAGTTCAGTCTATGATACCATTAATGGACGGACTTTTTCTTAATAATGTTGCAGGTACTGTTATAGCAAGCAGTGTACATTTTGCAGAACCTATAATCAATATGATGACAGCATTATCTCAAGGTTTGGGTGTTGCTGCTATGGCTATAGTAGGGCAGTATAATGGACTAGGGGACTTTAAAAATGCAAAAAGAATATCCACACAAATAGTTGTTATAGGCGTAATGTTTGGAATTGCTATGGGGCCTACACTTTATGTTGTAAGCATATTAGTATCAATGAATCTTCTTCCTAATATCAAAGAGAATGTATTTACATACTTATCCTTATACAGTTTTGTTATGCCTATGACATTTTTAGCTGCTTTATACAATGGTATAAAAAATGCTAATGGTAAACCGGAAGCTACTCTTATAAGAAGTATAATATTACTACTTTTAAAAGTATTATTTAATTTTATATATGTTTATTTACTTCATTTGGGTGTGGTAGGAAGTGTATTGGCTTCATTTTCAACTTATTCCATAGTAACAGTTTGGATGTATTATGATTTATTCATAAAAAAAGGTGATGATAAATTATCTTTAAAAGAGTTTAAATTTGATTCTGCTGTATTGAAAGAACTTATGATTATAGGTGTCCCTTCTATGCTTAATACATTTTTAACTAATTTAGGATTCTTTCTTATCAATACAGAAGTTGAAAAATATGGAGCTGCTGTATTAAATGGACAGGGTATATCCAATAATATAGTTAATATATGTTTCAATTTTACGGCTGCTTTTGGTTCTGCCGTTACTACAATGGTTAGTATGAATATAGGTGCTAAATATAATGATAAAGCTAGGAAGTCTTGTTATACAGGAATTATAATGTCGGTTATTACGGCTGTTGTTCTTATAGCTATTATAATACCTCTTACGCCTCATCTTACTATATTATTTACTAGAGAGGCTGAAGACTTATATGTAGCCAATAGATCACTTCCTATATTTGCTTTTGGTGTATTGGGTTTTGGTGTGGCTATGGTTTCTCAGGGGGCTTTGATTGGACTTGGAAGGACTAGAATACCTCTTATAATAAGCATACTTAGAATATGGCTTTTGAGATTTATATTTATTCTTTTAACAAGTAAGTATTTATCATATTGGTCAGTATTCTGGGGCAATTTATTTTCAAATACTATGGCTGGAGTAATAGCACTTGCAATAATATTGAGAGTGCCTTGGGTTTCTGTTATTAATTTGAAAACACAAAACAGCCTTGTTTTAAGGACTAGGTTATTTGTAGATTCTTTGGGGGCTAGATTATTCCCTAAAAATATAGGTAAGAGAAAAGATTATGTTCAGAAGATGAGAGATAAATTAAGCAAAATAAAAGACCCTGTTAAACTTGTTTTGTTTAGAGAGAGGGAATTAGAAAAGATAGAGAGAATGCAGGAGAAAGAAGAGAGAGAAAGATTAAGAGAAGAAAAGAGAAAATTAGAAAGGGCAGAATGGAAAATGCAGCTTGAAGAGATGAAAGAATTGAGAGAGAAGAAAAATCAAGAACGTAGAGAATATAATGAAAATAGGAAAAAAGAGAAAGAAGCTAAAAAATTACAAATGAAGCAGGAAGTTCAGTCTAGAAGAGAGGCAAGACATAGATTAAGAGAAGAGAAAAAGATAGAAAGTCAAAAACGCAGAGAAGAGAGAAGAAATTTAAGAAATAAAAATAATGATGCAAAAAATAACTGA
- a CDS encoding DUF4234 domain-containing protein → MKNFQAKSLLTVAILSIVTCGIYFIYWIYVTTNDVNNYMEQEYINPTLAVVLSIITCGLFSVYWFYKYGTIVFNDMSKKAELDSYGESAAVLAILLFIPFGYIYSIIALQSKLNIIFTKYSDNDSESNIQ, encoded by the coding sequence ATGAAAAATTTTCAAGCTAAATCATTATTAACTGTAGCAATTTTATCAATAGTAACATGCGGTATATATTTTATTTATTGGATTTATGTTACAACAAATGATGTTAATAATTATATGGAACAGGAATACATTAACCCAACATTGGCTGTTGTTTTATCAATAATAACATGCGGATTATTTTCTGTATATTGGTTCTATAAATATGGAACTATAGTATTTAATGATATGAGCAAAAAAGCAGAACTAGACAGTTATGGTGAAAGTGCCGCCGTTTTAGCTATACTGTTATTTATACCGTTTGGATATATCTATTCTATTATAGCTCTTCAATCTAAACTTAATATTATCTTCACTAAATATTCAGATAATGATTCAGAGAGTAATATACAATAA
- a CDS encoding M48 family metallopeptidase has product MNDVIIEYKKIKNIYIRVKPDLNIYVTAPKRVTKKYIYELIEKRKDWIEERKEAIKKKNSFDLSKKELASGNEVYYLGKSYMLKVLKCQKENIILAGRTMYMYVNIKDKEKYKNSDIRKKHILLDTWYKKEALKLFDSLIRKYTSMMNLEINTFTVKKLKSKWGSCDTIKKHLTFNLELMKYPISSIEYIVLHELAHLLQANHSKKFYNIVSLYMPEWKKEKKILDTFFTNL; this is encoded by the coding sequence ATGAATGATGTAATAATAGAATACAAAAAAATTAAAAATATATACATAAGAGTAAAACCAGATTTAAATATATATGTTACAGCCCCAAAAAGAGTTACCAAAAAATACATATACGAACTCATAGAAAAAAGAAAGGATTGGATAGAAGAAAGAAAAGAAGCTATAAAAAAGAAAAATAGCTTTGATTTAAGCAAAAAAGAATTAGCAAGCGGAAATGAAGTATATTATCTAGGTAAAAGCTATATGCTTAAAGTATTAAAATGCCAAAAAGAAAATATAATCCTTGCAGGCAGAACTATGTATATGTATGTAAATATAAAAGATAAAGAAAAATATAAAAACAGCGATATAAGAAAAAAACATATTCTTCTTGATACATGGTACAAAAAAGAGGCATTAAAACTATTCGACTCACTTATAAGAAAATACACTTCTATGATGAACTTAGAAATTAATACATTCACAGTAAAAAAATTAAAAAGTAAATGGGGTTCATGCGATACAATAAAAAAACATCTTACATTCAATTTAGAGCTTATGAAATACCCTATTTCTTCCATAGAATATATTGTGCTTCATGAATTAGCACATTTACTGCAGGCTAATCATAGTAAAAAATTCTATAATATAGTAAGTCTTTATATGCCTGAATGGAAAAAAGAGAAGAAGATTTTGGATACTTTTTTTACTAATTTATAA
- a CDS encoding transglycosylase domain-containing protein, protein MFKKKIKDNSNNNVVKKKKSKLKKFILTIFIVCLFISVTVGIIGIYFVGGVYKDWVARRDQSMAMLEEYYDIIVIRGNEKRIRYFNPLNPFGDSPPTKIYDRNNILIGEYMPPAYEVVNVDDINPLLEQTLLLMEDQKFYSHKGINYFRTAYLGIRTILTRKIIGGGSTLTQQLAKLLFTKSERTIERKLFEMFAAREIEQKYTKKEILAMYFNTVYLGDGNYGFEAAANHYFNKPLRQCRLLEYAILVGMLPNPTYYSIVNNPDNSRKKVEQILSRLVKNKIIDKETMEAELALFDKEYTNINKQVKGAQWKMTVNRTPYVNEYVRQELLNYFNKDELALSGLKIYTTVNERYYRIADSVMKENIRKLQASSSNRSYQGAMVSIDPKTGGVLVMIGGDGYTLQNQFNRAVQAKRQIGSVIKPFIYLYAFEGGAQPFSTMLDTNYSYPQGTGKPAYSPRNFDRRYRGEITLETALSKSINTIAVKLLNDIGLSYFIEHSREFFGENAYIPNALSIGLGTMEMSPLDLASAYSALANGGIKYEPYIVDKIIDMDGNELSVTALVDRTPHKISATSPSSYYFLNTTLQKVIAPGGTAYRSANTYGFKYPSYSAKTGTTSEHRDNWFAAYNDEIVTITWIGSDRNDLLPNNVTGGATTALATFQYLDAITPSSKREFNWPVPNDVLIVEICQDSGLPRNHTCVNVAPLTVGGNVDLSTQCPIDHIRTGTPRNDATNDAMMEDEGDFYYTPLDENSNSYDSNQNNNTQNNNQNNNNIYLLPEDNIEDPSLGNIRS, encoded by the coding sequence ATGTTTAAGAAAAAAATCAAAGATAATAGTAATAACAATGTAGTAAAGAAGAAAAAATCAAAGTTAAAGAAATTTATATTAACTATTTTTATAGTATGTTTATTCATATCCGTTACAGTAGGTATAATAGGTATTTACTTTGTCGGAGGTGTATATAAAGATTGGGTAGCCAGAAGAGATCAAAGTATGGCTATGCTTGAAGAATACTATGATATAATAGTTATAAGAGGCAATGAAAAAAGGATAAGATACTTTAATCCTTTAAATCCTTTCGGAGATTCTCCTCCTACAAAGATATACGATAGAAATAATATATTGATAGGTGAGTATATGCCTCCAGCTTATGAGGTTGTTAATGTTGATGATATTAACCCTCTTTTGGAACAGACATTGCTTTTAATGGAAGATCAGAAATTCTATTCGCATAAAGGTATTAACTATTTTAGAACAGCCTATTTAGGTATTAGAACTATTTTGACAAGAAAAATAATAGGCGGAGGTTCTACACTTACTCAGCAATTGGCCAAATTATTATTCACTAAAAGCGAAAGAACTATAGAAAGAAAACTTTTTGAAATGTTCGCAGCTAGAGAGATAGAGCAAAAATATACTAAGAAAGAAATTTTGGCTATGTATTTTAATACTGTTTATCTTGGTGACGGAAACTACGGATTTGAAGCTGCAGCCAATCATTATTTCAATAAGCCTTTAAGACAATGCAGATTATTAGAGTATGCTATATTAGTTGGTATGCTTCCAAACCCTACATACTATTCTATAGTTAATAATCCTGATAACAGCAGAAAAAAAGTAGAGCAGATATTATCTAGACTTGTAAAAAATAAAATCATAGATAAAGAAACTATGGAAGCTGAACTTGCTTTATTTGATAAAGAGTATACTAATATTAATAAGCAAGTAAAAGGTGCTCAATGGAAAATGACAGTAAATAGAACACCTTATGTTAATGAATATGTAAGACAGGAATTATTAAATTATTTTAATAAAGATGAGCTTGCATTATCCGGACTTAAAATATATACAACAGTAAATGAAAGATATTACAGAATAGCTGATTCTGTTATGAAAGAAAATATAAGAAAATTGCAGGCTAGTTCTTCAAACAGAAGTTATCAGGGAGCAATGGTATCAATAGACCCAAAAACAGGCGGAGTGCTTGTGATGATAGGGGGAGACGGATACACATTGCAAAATCAATTTAACAGAGCAGTACAGGCAAAAAGACAGATAGGTAGCGTAATTAAACCTTTTATATATTTGTATGCATTTGAAGGGGGAGCACAGCCTTTTTCTACTATGCTAGATACAAATTATAGTTATCCTCAGGGTACAGGAAAGCCTGCATATTCACCTAGAAATTTTGACAGAAGGTATAGAGGCGAAATAACTTTAGAAACAGCATTATCAAAATCTATTAATACAATAGCTGTGAAATTATTAAATGATATAGGACTTTCTTATTTTATAGAACATTCAAGGGAATTTTTTGGAGAAAATGCTTATATACCAAATGCTTTATCTATAGGTTTAGGAACTATGGAAATGAGTCCGCTTGATTTAGCTTCTGCTTATAGTGCATTGGCTAATGGCGGTATTAAATATGAGCCTTATATAGTAGATAAAATAATTGATATGGACGGTAATGAACTTAGCGTTACAGCTTTAGTTGATAGAACACCGCATAAAATAAGTGCAACATCTCCATCATCTTATTATTTTTTAAATACTACTTTACAGAAAGTAATAGCACCAGGCGGAACAGCATATAGAAGTGCTAATACTTATGGATTTAAATATCCTTCATATTCAGCAAAAACAGGAACTACAAGCGAACACAGAGATAACTGGTTTGCTGCATATAATGATGAAATAGTTACAATTACTTGGATAGGAAGCGATAGAAATGATTTGCTTCCAAATAATGTTACAGGTGGAGCTACTACTGCTTTAGCTACATTTCAATATCTTGATGCTATAACTCCATCATCTAAAAGGGAATTTAATTGGCCTGTTCCTAATGATGTATTAATAGTTGAAATTTGTCAGGATTCAGGACTTCCTAGAAATCATACTTGTGTAAATGTAGCACCGCTTACAGTAGGAGGAAATGTTGATCTATCTACTCAATGTCCTATAGACCATATTAGAACAGGTACTCCTAGAAATGACGCAACTAATGATGCTATGATGGAAGATGAGGGAGATTTTTATTATACTCCTTTAGATGAGAATAGTAACAGCTATGATAGCAATCAAAATAATAACACTCAAAACAATAATCAAAATAATAATAATATATATTTACTTCCTGAAGATAATATAGAAGATCCTAGTTTAGGAAATATAAGAAGTTAA
- a CDS encoding LEA type 2 family protein, which translates to MIKKITVIISILSMLFVLSSCETLQSSAREITRAYIEEHKPDIRVKSAKISSITLKDITLTTLFEIKNNLDFEVPIDKVQIELINTSGKTFSTATSVETLKIPANQARDINLDFQAKYLDVFTTAFDAIKSKSFKCDAKITLTFTIYGMKFDFPYTKELTFKE; encoded by the coding sequence ATGATTAAGAAAATAACCGTTATAATCTCAATATTATCAATGCTATTTGTATTATCTTCATGCGAAACATTACAGTCATCTGCAAGAGAAATCACAAGAGCCTATATAGAAGAACATAAACCTGATATAAGAGTGAAAAGTGCTAAAATATCAAGCATAACATTAAAAGATATCACTTTAACTACTCTTTTTGAGATAAAAAATAATTTAGATTTTGAAGTACCTATAGATAAAGTTCAAATAGAACTAATTAATACTTCAGGAAAAACTTTTAGCACAGCCACTTCTGTAGAAACATTAAAGATACCTGCAAATCAGGCTAGAGATATTAATTTAGATTTCCAGGCAAAATATTTAGATGTATTTACAACAGCTTTTGATGCCATAAAATCAAAATCTTTTAAATGTGATGCTAAAATAACTTTAACATTCACTATATATGGAATGAAATTTGATTTCCCTTATACTAAAGAATTGACATTTAAAGAATAA
- a CDS encoding methyl-accepting chemotaxis protein, producing the protein MKRIHSLSFKVPAIISVISILIIFIILSIAVMFANKGISKSRFEGFANTAQSYAKLFDAILIDQVSLAKTYSVAPAIMNSLLNRNEQTEAVALNALALFNGANEYSINIAVIDLNGDIIADALGNSIGNNIADTRPNFWNILESKNFEYTFDEEIIDSVDTGNKSLILGGAIKSLDGNLLGAILVVIDWKLIHDNYFSDIALGETGRILAIDSNLIDIMDNIYEQIGSNVVQDYKTVFDNNLNQGTLSYIYMDKKRTGSYCRMKSMNWIIAMTMFDSEIYATNRELILISSLVGLIAILLLSIFVALFIKRIMGHINSIIREAKEIETGNLTYVSNEHKRKDELGILFESFSGMRKKLTEIISQVNDSSIKITTAAQELANGNSDLSRRTEAQAASLEETASSMEEMASTIKSSTSHSIEGNNMMKESMSSIKDAGAIILETTKSIEEVNEDSEKIKNITKVIEDIAFQTNILALNAAVEAARAGDQGKGFAVVASEVRNLAQNSQSSAKDITTLINVIYDKISKSVEKAKESEKIFEDLEKKIEETSNIMRDISETAIEQQAGVDQVNTAVSQMDSVTQQNAGLVEQSASAAASLLNEARELEEAMRFFKLDK; encoded by the coding sequence ATGAAAAGGATACATAGTTTATCTTTCAAAGTTCCTGCTATAATATCAGTAATATCCATATTAATAATATTTATTATATTAAGTATAGCAGTAATGTTCGCTAATAAAGGTATAAGCAAAAGCAGATTTGAAGGCTTTGCTAATACAGCACAATCATATGCTAAATTGTTTGATGCCATATTGATAGATCAGGTTTCTTTAGCTAAGACTTATTCAGTTGCTCCTGCAATTATGAATTCGCTTTTAAATAGAAATGAACAGACAGAAGCTGTGGCTTTAAATGCTTTAGCTTTATTTAATGGAGCTAATGAATATTCTATAAATATAGCTGTAATAGATTTGAATGGTGATATTATAGCTGATGCTTTGGGAAATTCTATAGGTAATAATATTGCTGATACAAGGCCTAATTTTTGGAATATATTAGAAAGTAAGAATTTTGAATATACATTTGATGAGGAAATAATAGATTCAGTAGATACTGGAAACAAATCATTGATATTAGGCGGTGCTATAAAAAGTTTAGATGGAAATTTATTGGGAGCAATACTTGTTGTAATAGACTGGAAACTTATACATGATAATTATTTTTCAGATATAGCTTTGGGAGAAACAGGAAGAATATTAGCAATCGATTCTAATTTAATTGATATAATGGATAATATTTATGAGCAAATAGGTTCTAATGTAGTTCAGGATTATAAAACAGTATTTGATAATAATTTAAATCAAGGTACATTATCATATATTTATATGGATAAAAAAAGAACAGGTTCTTATTGCAGAATGAAGTCTATGAATTGGATAATTGCTATGACTATGTTTGACAGTGAAATATATGCTACAAATAGGGAATTAATTTTAATAAGTTCATTAGTAGGATTGATTGCTATTTTATTATTATCTATATTTGTGGCATTGTTTATAAAAAGAATAATGGGACATATAAACAGTATTATAAGAGAGGCTAAGGAAATAGAGACAGGAAATTTGACTTATGTTTCAAATGAGCATAAGAGAAAAGATGAGCTTGGAATATTGTTTGAATCTTTCAGCGGAATGCGTAAGAAACTTACAGAGATAATATCTCAGGTTAATGATTCTTCTATTAAAATAACTACAGCAGCTCAGGAATTAGCTAATGGTAATTCTGATTTATCAAGAAGAACAGAGGCACAGGCTGCAAGTCTTGAAGAAACTGCTAGTTCTATGGAGGAGATGGCTTCTACAATCAAATCTTCTACTTCGCATTCTATAGAAGGTAATAATATGATGAAGGAATCTATGAGTTCAATTAAGGATGCAGGAGCTATAATTTTAGAAACTACTAAAAGTATAGAAGAGGTTAATGAGGACAGCGAAAAGATAAAGAACATAACAAAGGTTATAGAGGATATTGCTTTCCAAACTAATATATTAGCACTTAATGCTGCAGTTGAGGCTGCACGTGCTGGAGATCAAGGTAAAGGATTTGCTGTAGTAGCGAGTGAGGTTAGAAATTTGGCACAGAACTCCCAGTCTTCAGCTAAGGATATTACAACTTTAATTAATGTTATATATGATAAGATTAGTAAATCAGTAGAGAAAGCAAAAGAGTCTGAAAAGATATTTGAGGATTTGGAAAAGAAAATAGAAGAAACTTCTAATATAATGAGGGATATAAGCGAAACAGCAATAGAACAGCAGGCAGGAGTTGATCAGGTAAATACAGCGGTTTCACAAATGGATAGTGTAACACAGCAGAATGCTGGATTGGTAGAACAATCAGCTTCAGCAGCAGCTTCTTTGTTAAATGAAGCTAGAGAACTAGAAGAAGCAATGCGCTTCTTTAAGCTAGATAAATAA
- a CDS encoding excinuclease ABC subunit B — protein MKCNICGKEKAVLYIQEIIGNERRQIHICKECEMNGNIIEKCLELEFNNIDTIFPNYKSLPSKKKKKKTPNSSKICKVCGYSLDDFLKTGVVSCPKCYEYFKSELSKHIKKIHRENKHIGKISSKNLTNKDIEAKINKYREEIELLIKIEKYEEAALIRDKLEHLKKDLISKKTKSEKKDVR, from the coding sequence TTGAAGTGCAATATCTGTGGTAAAGAAAAAGCTGTATTATATATTCAAGAAATAATAGGTAATGAACGCAGACAAATTCATATATGTAAAGAATGCGAAATGAATGGCAATATTATAGAAAAATGCCTAGAATTAGAGTTCAATAATATTGATACTATATTTCCTAATTATAAATCATTGCCTTCCAAAAAGAAGAAGAAAAAAACTCCGAATTCTAGTAAAATATGTAAAGTTTGCGGATATTCTTTAGATGATTTTCTAAAAACTGGTGTAGTATCCTGTCCTAAATGCTATGAGTATTTTAAATCAGAACTTAGCAAGCATATTAAAAAGATACATAGAGAAAATAAGCATATAGGAAAAATATCCAGCAAAAATTTAACCAATAAAGATATAGAAGCCAAAATTAATAAATACAGAGAAGAAATAGAACTTCTTATAAAAATAGAAAAATACGAAGAAGCTGCTTTGATAAGAGATAAGTTGGAACATTTGAAAAAAGATTTAATATCTAAAAAAACTAAGAGCGAAAAAAAAGATGTCCGTTAA
- a CDS encoding IspD/TarI family cytidylyltransferase, with amino-acid sequence MNNTTLVILIAGSSRRFAGKVKKQFIKVDNKPIFIHTLINMLKFNFNNVVLVSSEEEIKNIKKYIEKEELIKEKIKKNIHYIKGGSERVYSVYNAMTFLNEHRDDIKTDYVFIHDGVRPLVKKKEITLLYETVLKYDAAILASKVVDTIKKVNDDKTITDTIDRTYLYRAATPQGFKFDNYMKAIEMYINDKDAGLVTDDAEIYSKYLGDVKIAECSSDNIKITNREDLDIFIKLR; translated from the coding sequence ATGAATAATACAACTTTAGTAATATTAATAGCAGGAAGCTCAAGAAGATTTGCCGGTAAAGTAAAAAAACAATTTATAAAGGTTGATAATAAGCCTATATTTATTCATACTCTTATCAATATGCTTAAATTTAATTTTAATAATGTTGTTTTGGTGAGTTCTGAAGAAGAGATAAAAAATATAAAAAAATATATAGAAAAAGAAGAGCTTATAAAAGAAAAAATAAAGAAGAATATTCATTATATAAAAGGCGGAAGCGAGAGAGTATATTCTGTGTATAATGCTATGACTTTTTTGAATGAGCATAGAGATGATATTAAAACCGATTATGTATTTATTCATGATGGTGTAAGACCTTTAGTGAAGAAAAAAGAAATTACATTGTTATATGAAACAGTTTTGAAATATGATGCTGCTATATTGGCTTCTAAGGTTGTAGATACAATTAAAAAGGTTAATGATGATAAAACTATAACAGATACTATTGACAGAACATATCTTTATAGGGCTGCTACTCCTCAGGGTTTTAAATTTGATAATTATATGAAAGCTATAGAAATGTATATAAATGATAAAGATGCTGGCTTAGTTACAGATGATGCTGAAATATACAGTAAATATTTAGGGGATGTTAAAATAGCTGAATGTTCCTCTGATAATATAAAAATTACTAATAGAGAAGATTTAGATATTTTTATAAAATTAAGATAA
- a CDS encoding PepSY-like domain-containing protein — translation MTNSLNLFIKITPSQLPENIRRFIASNYSKAKIVYIDKVKDQYEIKLSNGTYINFDKNGAWNYISSDDKLSENILPKTIASKIKNIMKKYNNAYVFEISKRIEFYRIRLTNSLEICIKNNGQLIIA, via the coding sequence ATGACTAACAGCTTAAACCTTTTTATTAAAATTACACCTAGCCAATTACCTGAAAATATCAGAAGATTTATAGCTTCTAATTACAGCAAGGCTAAAATCGTTTATATTGATAAAGTGAAGGATCAATATGAAATCAAATTAAGTAACGGAACTTATATCAACTTTGACAAAAATGGAGCTTGGAACTATATAAGCAGCGATGATAAATTATCTGAAAATATACTTCCAAAAACTATAGCAAGCAAAATTAAAAACATAATGAAAAAATATAATAATGCTTATGTTTTTGAAATTAGCAAGAGAATAGAATTCTACAGAATAAGATTAACTAACTCTTTAGAAATATGCATAAAAAATAATGGACAATTAATAATAGCATAA